A stretch of the Argentina anserina chromosome 6, drPotAnse1.1, whole genome shotgun sequence genome encodes the following:
- the LOC126800014 gene encoding myb family transcription factor PHL5 isoform X1 → MVHTTVHIYSQELERKSYGIYVGGYWAQVLVQLAVLAGVLVYCNFSSCSLLMNEQKIDCQKRIHHHNHGLINDPNFELGSHSTHQLLGLQQQPWDMGVWVQQPTMDQGVSQLQNLGTENVPSSIMSRFESPASAFFATERFMGFPSHYESQDGENSYPQQFPSSQSYEESFQMESSEDIRNTLQSIVKSQTKGSPSYKSSEKSNQIPCNYLSGSKFFLHQQNTTASVKRPFSLAFKDNLEQGYCNVFSTTPVAQASFFSQQAKQSPRTSSGSASATYGDSPSISPSLSSKTRIRWNQDLHEKFVECVNRLGGADKATPKAILKMMGLEGLTIFHIKSHLQKYRIAKYLPDSAEGRSEKRAHVNAEPQLDVKTGFQIKEALQLQLDAQKQLHEQLEIQRSLQLRIEKQGEQLKKMFDLQQKTSDSLLKTSNLDFRCHEVGPSNNEVQVSSTEGSGSSHCPSKIS, encoded by the exons ATGGTACATACTACTGTCCACATATATAGTCAAGAGTTAGAGAGGAAGTCTTATGGAATAT ATGTTGGAGGATATTGGGCACAGGTGCTTGTCCAACTTGCTGTTCTTGCTGGTGTGTTGGTGTATTGTAATTTCAGTTCCTGTTCTTTGTTAATGAACGAGCAGAAGATCGATTGCCAGAAAAGAATTCATCATCACAACCATGGACTAATTAATGATCCTAACTTTGAACTTGGTAGCCATTCTACTCATCAGCTCTTGGGTCTGCAACAACAGCCTTGGGACATGGGAGTTTGGGTTCAGCAACCCACCATGGATCAGGGAGTGTCACAGCTTCAAAATCTTGGGACTGAAAATGTACCAAGTAGCATTATGAGTCGATTTGAATCTCCGGCTTCGGCTTTCTTTGCAACGGAAAGATTCATGGGATTTCCTTCACACTATGAGTCTCAAGATGGTGAAAATTCATATCCTCAACAGTTCCCTTCTAGCCAATCttatgaagaaagttttcaaatGGAATCATCAGAGGACATCAGAAATACCTTGCAATCAATTGTAAAATCCCAAACCAAGGGCTCTCCATCTTATAAATCCTCTGAGAAGTCTAATCAAATCCCATGCAACTATTTGTCAGGCAGTAAGTTCTTTCTGCATCAACAAAATACTACTGCCTCAGTTAAGAGACCCTTTTCACTTGCTTTCAAAGACAATCTGGAACAA GGCTATTGTAATGTATTCAGTACTACTCCGGTTGCGCAAGCGAGCTTCTTTTCTCAGCAAGCAAAGCAGTCTCCAAGAACTTCCTCAGGATCTGCATCTGCAACCTATGGTGATTCTCCTTCAATTAGTCCATCGCTCTCGAGTAAGACACGTATACGATGGAACCAAGATCTTCATGAGAAGTTTGTTGAGTGTGTAAATCGCCTTGGGGGTGCTGACA AAGCAACACCTAAGGCAATACTGAAGATGATGGGATTGGAGGGATTAACCATCTTTCATATCAAAAGTCATTTGCAG AAATATCGAATCGCAAAATATTTGCCAGACTCAGCAGAAG GAAGATCTGAAAAAAGAGCTCATGTGAATGCCGAACCTCAGCTTGACGTGAAAAC TGGATTTCAAATCAAGGAGGCACTGCAACTACAACTAGATGCCCAGAAGCAACTTCACGAACAACTGGAG ATTCAGCGAAGTTTACAGTTGCGCATTGAAAAACAAGGGGAGCAGCTCAAGAAAATGTTTGACCTGCAGCAAAAAACAAGTGATAGCTTGTTAAAGACTTCAAACCTGGATTTTAGATGCCATGAAGTTGGTCCATCAAATAATGAAGTTCAAGTTTCCAGTACTGAAGGTTCTGGGAGTTCCCACTGTCCATCCAAGATAAGTTAG
- the LOC126800014 gene encoding myb family transcription factor PHL5 isoform X4: protein MEYMLEDIGHSHSTHQLLGLQQQPWDMGVWVQQPTMDQGVSQLQNLGTENVPSSIMSRFESPASAFFATERFMGFPSHYESQDGENSYPQQFPSSQSYEESFQMESSEDIRNTLQSIVKSQTKGSPSYKSSEKSNQIPCNYLSGSKFFLHQQNTTASVKRPFSLAFKDNLEQGYCNVFSTTPVAQASFFSQQAKQSPRTSSGSASATYGDSPSISPSLSSKTRIRWNQDLHEKFVECVNRLGGADKATPKAILKMMGLEGLTIFHIKSHLQKYRIAKYLPDSAEGRSEKRAHVNAEPQLDVKTGFQIKEALQLQLDAQKQLHEQLEIQRSLQLRIEKQGEQLKKMFDLQQKTSDSLLKTSNLDFRCHEVGPSNNEVQVSSTEGSGSSHCPSKIS from the exons ATGGAATAT ATGTTGGAGGATATTGGGCACAG CCATTCTACTCATCAGCTCTTGGGTCTGCAACAACAGCCTTGGGACATGGGAGTTTGGGTTCAGCAACCCACCATGGATCAGGGAGTGTCACAGCTTCAAAATCTTGGGACTGAAAATGTACCAAGTAGCATTATGAGTCGATTTGAATCTCCGGCTTCGGCTTTCTTTGCAACGGAAAGATTCATGGGATTTCCTTCACACTATGAGTCTCAAGATGGTGAAAATTCATATCCTCAACAGTTCCCTTCTAGCCAATCttatgaagaaagttttcaaatGGAATCATCAGAGGACATCAGAAATACCTTGCAATCAATTGTAAAATCCCAAACCAAGGGCTCTCCATCTTATAAATCCTCTGAGAAGTCTAATCAAATCCCATGCAACTATTTGTCAGGCAGTAAGTTCTTTCTGCATCAACAAAATACTACTGCCTCAGTTAAGAGACCCTTTTCACTTGCTTTCAAAGACAATCTGGAACAA GGCTATTGTAATGTATTCAGTACTACTCCGGTTGCGCAAGCGAGCTTCTTTTCTCAGCAAGCAAAGCAGTCTCCAAGAACTTCCTCAGGATCTGCATCTGCAACCTATGGTGATTCTCCTTCAATTAGTCCATCGCTCTCGAGTAAGACACGTATACGATGGAACCAAGATCTTCATGAGAAGTTTGTTGAGTGTGTAAATCGCCTTGGGGGTGCTGACA AAGCAACACCTAAGGCAATACTGAAGATGATGGGATTGGAGGGATTAACCATCTTTCATATCAAAAGTCATTTGCAG AAATATCGAATCGCAAAATATTTGCCAGACTCAGCAGAAG GAAGATCTGAAAAAAGAGCTCATGTGAATGCCGAACCTCAGCTTGACGTGAAAAC TGGATTTCAAATCAAGGAGGCACTGCAACTACAACTAGATGCCCAGAAGCAACTTCACGAACAACTGGAG ATTCAGCGAAGTTTACAGTTGCGCATTGAAAAACAAGGGGAGCAGCTCAAGAAAATGTTTGACCTGCAGCAAAAAACAAGTGATAGCTTGTTAAAGACTTCAAACCTGGATTTTAGATGCCATGAAGTTGGTCCATCAAATAATGAAGTTCAAGTTTCCAGTACTGAAGGTTCTGGGAGTTCCCACTGTCCATCCAAGATAAGTTAG
- the LOC126800014 gene encoding myb family transcription factor PHL5 isoform X3 — translation MIFRCWRILGTGACPTCCSCCHSTHQLLGLQQQPWDMGVWVQQPTMDQGVSQLQNLGTENVPSSIMSRFESPASAFFATERFMGFPSHYESQDGENSYPQQFPSSQSYEESFQMESSEDIRNTLQSIVKSQTKGSPSYKSSEKSNQIPCNYLSGSKFFLHQQNTTASVKRPFSLAFKDNLEQGYCNVFSTTPVAQASFFSQQAKQSPRTSSGSASATYGDSPSISPSLSSKTRIRWNQDLHEKFVECVNRLGGADKATPKAILKMMGLEGLTIFHIKSHLQKYRIAKYLPDSAEGRSEKRAHVNAEPQLDVKTGFQIKEALQLQLDAQKQLHEQLEIQRSLQLRIEKQGEQLKKMFDLQQKTSDSLLKTSNLDFRCHEVGPSNNEVQVSSTEGSGSSHCPSKIS, via the exons AT GATTTTCAGATGTTGGAGGATATTGGGCACAGGTGCTTGTCCAACTTGCTGTTCTTGCTG CCATTCTACTCATCAGCTCTTGGGTCTGCAACAACAGCCTTGGGACATGGGAGTTTGGGTTCAGCAACCCACCATGGATCAGGGAGTGTCACAGCTTCAAAATCTTGGGACTGAAAATGTACCAAGTAGCATTATGAGTCGATTTGAATCTCCGGCTTCGGCTTTCTTTGCAACGGAAAGATTCATGGGATTTCCTTCACACTATGAGTCTCAAGATGGTGAAAATTCATATCCTCAACAGTTCCCTTCTAGCCAATCttatgaagaaagttttcaaatGGAATCATCAGAGGACATCAGAAATACCTTGCAATCAATTGTAAAATCCCAAACCAAGGGCTCTCCATCTTATAAATCCTCTGAGAAGTCTAATCAAATCCCATGCAACTATTTGTCAGGCAGTAAGTTCTTTCTGCATCAACAAAATACTACTGCCTCAGTTAAGAGACCCTTTTCACTTGCTTTCAAAGACAATCTGGAACAA GGCTATTGTAATGTATTCAGTACTACTCCGGTTGCGCAAGCGAGCTTCTTTTCTCAGCAAGCAAAGCAGTCTCCAAGAACTTCCTCAGGATCTGCATCTGCAACCTATGGTGATTCTCCTTCAATTAGTCCATCGCTCTCGAGTAAGACACGTATACGATGGAACCAAGATCTTCATGAGAAGTTTGTTGAGTGTGTAAATCGCCTTGGGGGTGCTGACA AAGCAACACCTAAGGCAATACTGAAGATGATGGGATTGGAGGGATTAACCATCTTTCATATCAAAAGTCATTTGCAG AAATATCGAATCGCAAAATATTTGCCAGACTCAGCAGAAG GAAGATCTGAAAAAAGAGCTCATGTGAATGCCGAACCTCAGCTTGACGTGAAAAC TGGATTTCAAATCAAGGAGGCACTGCAACTACAACTAGATGCCCAGAAGCAACTTCACGAACAACTGGAG ATTCAGCGAAGTTTACAGTTGCGCATTGAAAAACAAGGGGAGCAGCTCAAGAAAATGTTTGACCTGCAGCAAAAAACAAGTGATAGCTTGTTAAAGACTTCAAACCTGGATTTTAGATGCCATGAAGTTGGTCCATCAAATAATGAAGTTCAAGTTTCCAGTACTGAAGGTTCTGGGAGTTCCCACTGTCCATCCAAGATAAGTTAG
- the LOC126800014 gene encoding myb family transcription factor PHL5 isoform X2: MNEQKIDCQKRIHHHNHGLINDPNFELGSHSTHQLLGLQQQPWDMGVWVQQPTMDQGVSQLQNLGTENVPSSIMSRFESPASAFFATERFMGFPSHYESQDGENSYPQQFPSSQSYEESFQMESSEDIRNTLQSIVKSQTKGSPSYKSSEKSNQIPCNYLSGSKFFLHQQNTTASVKRPFSLAFKDNLEQGYCNVFSTTPVAQASFFSQQAKQSPRTSSGSASATYGDSPSISPSLSSKTRIRWNQDLHEKFVECVNRLGGADKATPKAILKMMGLEGLTIFHIKSHLQKYRIAKYLPDSAEGRSEKRAHVNAEPQLDVKTGFQIKEALQLQLDAQKQLHEQLEIQRSLQLRIEKQGEQLKKMFDLQQKTSDSLLKTSNLDFRCHEVGPSNNEVQVSSTEGSGSSHCPSKIS; this comes from the exons ATGAACGAGCAGAAGATCGATTGCCAGAAAAGAATTCATCATCACAACCATGGACTAATTAATGATCCTAACTTTGAACTTGGTAGCCATTCTACTCATCAGCTCTTGGGTCTGCAACAACAGCCTTGGGACATGGGAGTTTGGGTTCAGCAACCCACCATGGATCAGGGAGTGTCACAGCTTCAAAATCTTGGGACTGAAAATGTACCAAGTAGCATTATGAGTCGATTTGAATCTCCGGCTTCGGCTTTCTTTGCAACGGAAAGATTCATGGGATTTCCTTCACACTATGAGTCTCAAGATGGTGAAAATTCATATCCTCAACAGTTCCCTTCTAGCCAATCttatgaagaaagttttcaaatGGAATCATCAGAGGACATCAGAAATACCTTGCAATCAATTGTAAAATCCCAAACCAAGGGCTCTCCATCTTATAAATCCTCTGAGAAGTCTAATCAAATCCCATGCAACTATTTGTCAGGCAGTAAGTTCTTTCTGCATCAACAAAATACTACTGCCTCAGTTAAGAGACCCTTTTCACTTGCTTTCAAAGACAATCTGGAACAA GGCTATTGTAATGTATTCAGTACTACTCCGGTTGCGCAAGCGAGCTTCTTTTCTCAGCAAGCAAAGCAGTCTCCAAGAACTTCCTCAGGATCTGCATCTGCAACCTATGGTGATTCTCCTTCAATTAGTCCATCGCTCTCGAGTAAGACACGTATACGATGGAACCAAGATCTTCATGAGAAGTTTGTTGAGTGTGTAAATCGCCTTGGGGGTGCTGACA AAGCAACACCTAAGGCAATACTGAAGATGATGGGATTGGAGGGATTAACCATCTTTCATATCAAAAGTCATTTGCAG AAATATCGAATCGCAAAATATTTGCCAGACTCAGCAGAAG GAAGATCTGAAAAAAGAGCTCATGTGAATGCCGAACCTCAGCTTGACGTGAAAAC TGGATTTCAAATCAAGGAGGCACTGCAACTACAACTAGATGCCCAGAAGCAACTTCACGAACAACTGGAG ATTCAGCGAAGTTTACAGTTGCGCATTGAAAAACAAGGGGAGCAGCTCAAGAAAATGTTTGACCTGCAGCAAAAAACAAGTGATAGCTTGTTAAAGACTTCAAACCTGGATTTTAGATGCCATGAAGTTGGTCCATCAAATAATGAAGTTCAAGTTTCCAGTACTGAAGGTTCTGGGAGTTCCCACTGTCCATCCAAGATAAGTTAG